One stretch of Planctomycetota bacterium DNA includes these proteins:
- a CDS encoding type II secretion system F family protein — protein sequence MPTFQYEAMDQAGKDIVDTIDAANEEEAQQVIKQRGLFVTKISAKKARKQGAAAKKGGKGKSFTIGGVSSKQLVTFTRQLSILQDAGLPILRSLKILEGQQKPSKLKNSLIDICDDIESGSTLSEAMSKCPKAFDRLYVNMIKAGEAGGALEVILRRLAEFQEKSQSLKRKVKGAMIYPIVVVLVAVGILTFIMIKIVPAFEKIFAEFKATLPAPTQLLINISNWMVSNWYLIPGIPIGIWLFVKLLRKFKPGRVGWDLFILKVIIFGQIVEKNIVARSTRTLGTLVSSGVPILEALNITRETAGNAAFEAMFQKIHDGIREGDTIAKPMRVASKPKFSLMAGFFWTMFVAGPVGTLLYLMRMSWPIVDDLVINMVDVGEETGELDTMLYKVADNYDEEVSVLTESLVSLLEPLLIVVLGVMVGFIVISLFLPLIELINKLS from the coding sequence ATGCCCACCTTTCAATACGAGGCGATGGACCAAGCGGGCAAGGACATTGTCGACACCATCGACGCGGCGAACGAAGAAGAAGCGCAACAGGTCATCAAGCAGCGCGGCTTGTTCGTCACCAAGATCTCGGCCAAGAAGGCCCGCAAGCAGGGGGCCGCCGCCAAGAAGGGGGGGAAGGGGAAGAGCTTCACCATCGGCGGGGTCAGCTCCAAGCAGTTGGTGACCTTTACTCGGCAGTTGTCCATTCTGCAGGACGCCGGTCTGCCGATCTTGCGCTCGTTGAAGATTCTGGAAGGACAGCAGAAGCCCAGCAAGCTGAAGAACAGCCTGATCGACATTTGCGACGACATTGAGTCGGGCTCGACCTTGTCCGAGGCGATGTCCAAGTGCCCCAAGGCGTTCGACCGGCTGTACGTCAACATGATCAAGGCCGGCGAGGCCGGCGGCGCGCTGGAAGTGATTTTGCGGCGTCTGGCCGAGTTCCAGGAAAAGTCGCAATCGTTGAAGCGCAAGGTCAAGGGGGCAATGATCTACCCGATCGTGGTGGTGCTGGTGGCGGTCGGCATTTTGACCTTCATTATGATCAAGATCGTGCCGGCGTTCGAAAAGATCTTCGCCGAGTTCAAGGCCACGTTGCCGGCGCCGACCCAGCTACTGATCAACATCTCGAACTGGATGGTCAGCAACTGGTACTTGATCCCGGGCATTCCGATCGGCATCTGGTTGTTCGTCAAGCTGCTGCGCAAGTTCAAGCCTGGCCGCGTGGGCTGGGACTTGTTCATCTTGAAGGTGATCATCTTTGGGCAGATCGTCGAGAAGAACATCGTGGCGCGTTCGACGCGTACGCTGGGCACGCTGGTGTCCAGCGGCGTGCCGATTCTCGAGGCCCTGAACATCACCCGCGAAACGGCTGGCAACGCCGCGTTCGAGGCAATGTTCCAGAAGATTCACGACGGCATTCGCGAAGGCGATACGATCGCCAAGCCGATGCGCGTGGCGTCGAAGCCCAAGTTCAGCCTGATGGCGGGCTTTTTCTGGACTATGTTCGTGGCCGGGCCGGTCGGGACGTTGCTGTATCTGATGCGGATGAGCTGGCCAATCGTGGACGATCTGGTCATCAACATGGTCGACGTCGGCGAAGAGACCGGCGAGTTGGACACCATGCTCTACAAGGTGGCCGACAACTACGACGAAGAAGTCTCGGTGTTGACCGAAAGCCTGGTCAGCTTGCTCGAACCGCTGTTGATCGTGGTGTTGGGTGTGATGGTCGGCTTTATCGTGATCTCGCTGTTCTTGCCGCTGATCGAACTGATTAACAAGCTGTCCTAG
- the tadA gene encoding Flp pilus assembly complex ATPase component TadA, which translates to MSVKRIGQILVEMKAMSKDQVETVLEAQQSKPEVLFGQIATDLNMITDEVLAQALAQQMGMQAISLADLVIAPEVLAYITEPMAQLYRIVPIAFRDNTLTIAMCDPQKLSVLDELRNFLGYEVRAVVATEKDVFNALNRYYSSAESVESIIESMESDDAFNALKGKDGPIDLTSVEALADSTPVRKLLNMVLLLAIKDHASDLHFEPFEDEFKIRIKADGVLYEMVPPPQHLADAITTRIKVMSNLDIAERRVPQDGRIELNVGGHPVDLRVSVLPTMFGESVVMRVLDRSVVKLDLEAVGMGAETLRGFREVINKPNGIVLVTGPTGSGKTTTLYSALSELNSIEDKLITTEDPVEYDIDGIVQVPIDSTIGVTFASALRAILRQDPDVILVGEIRDPETAEIAIQASLTGHLVFSTLHTNDAPGSVTRLRDMGVPPFLITATVEAILAQRLVRRICSKCKEETRPTSDMLADLQMTPADIEGKKFYRGRGCETCNSTGYKGRVGLFELMIFNDELRDMIMRNSSTDDLRQKARAYGMVSLRDAGIEAMYQGLTTVEEVVRETIVEG; encoded by the coding sequence ATGTCAGTGAAGCGCATCGGACAGATCCTGGTGGAAATGAAGGCCATGTCCAAGGACCAAGTCGAGACGGTCCTCGAGGCGCAGCAATCGAAGCCCGAGGTGCTGTTCGGCCAGATCGCCACGGACCTGAACATGATCACCGACGAGGTGCTCGCCCAGGCCTTGGCGCAGCAGATGGGGATGCAGGCCATCAGCCTGGCCGACCTGGTAATCGCGCCCGAGGTGTTGGCCTACATCACCGAGCCGATGGCGCAGCTCTATCGCATCGTGCCGATCGCCTTCCGTGACAACACGCTGACGATCGCCATGTGCGATCCGCAGAAGCTGTCGGTGCTGGACGAACTGCGCAACTTCCTGGGCTATGAAGTCCGGGCCGTGGTGGCGACCGAGAAGGATGTATTCAACGCGCTAAACCGTTATTACTCGTCGGCCGAAAGCGTCGAATCGATCATCGAGTCGATGGAGTCGGATGATGCGTTCAACGCGTTGAAGGGGAAGGACGGCCCGATCGATCTGACCAGCGTCGAGGCCCTGGCCGACAGCACGCCGGTTCGCAAATTGTTGAACATGGTGTTGTTGTTGGCCATCAAGGACCATGCTAGCGACTTGCACTTTGAACCGTTCGAGGACGAGTTCAAGATTCGCATCAAGGCCGACGGCGTGCTGTACGAAATGGTGCCGCCGCCGCAGCACCTGGCCGACGCCATCACCACGCGGATCAAGGTGATGTCGAATCTGGACATTGCCGAGCGCCGCGTGCCGCAGGACGGCCGCATTGAATTGAACGTCGGCGGGCACCCGGTCGACTTGCGCGTCAGCGTGCTGCCGACCATGTTCGGCGAAAGCGTGGTCATGCGAGTGCTCGACCGCTCGGTGGTCAAGCTGGACCTCGAAGCGGTGGGCATGGGGGCCGAGACCCTGCGCGGCTTTCGCGAAGTGATCAACAAGCCCAACGGCATCGTCTTGGTGACCGGCCCCACGGGCTCGGGCAAGACGACCACGCTCTATTCCGCGCTGAGCGAGCTGAACAGCATTGAAGACAAGCTGATCACGACCGAGGATCCGGTCGAGTACGACATCGACGGCATCGTCCAGGTGCCGATCGATTCGACCATTGGCGTGACGTTCGCGTCGGCCTTGCGGGCCATTTTGCGACAAGATCCGGACGTCATCCTGGTGGGCGAGATTCGCGATCCCGAGACGGCCGAAATCGCCATTCAGGCGTCGCTGACCGGGCACCTGGTGTTCAGCACGCTGCACACGAACGATGCGCCGGGTTCGGTGACGCGGCTCCGCGACATGGGGGTTCCTCCGTTTCTGATCACGGCCACGGTCGAGGCGATTCTGGCCCAGCGGCTGGTGCGGCGCATTTGCAGCAAATGCAAGGAAGAAACCCGGCCAACTAGCGATATGCTGGCCGACTTACAGATGACCCCCGCCGACATCGAGGGGAAGAAGTTCTACCGCGGTCGGGGGTGCGAGACCTGTAACAGCACCGGCTACAAGGGGCGCGTCGGGCTGTTCGAGCTGATGATCTTCAACGACGAATTGCGCGACATGATCATGCGGAACTCATCGACCGACGACCTGCGGCAAAAGGCTCGAGCCTACGGGATGGTCAGTCTGCGCGACGCGGGGATCGAGGCGATGTACCAGGGGCTGACGACGGTCGAAGAGGTGGTGCGCGAGACGATTGTCGAGGGCTAA
- a CDS encoding type IV pilus twitching motility protein PilT has protein sequence MGTVLIDKLLQTVINQGASDLHIAVGQPPVIRLHGRLRRLETKTLTPEDSVSLMKSIAPERCQTELQETGSSDFGFSFGGQARFRVSIFKQRGNVGMVLRQIPNKFISMEDLGLPTVCKELIMRPRGLFLVTGPTGSGKTTSLASMINFLNETVDRHIITIEDPIEFQHQHKTSTVNQREIGVDVPTFSEAIRRALRQDPDVILVGEMRDLETIEAAITAAETGHIVFGTLHTNSAQGTVNRIIDVFPTNQQEQIRTQLSTSIIGVLSQTLCPKINGGRVGAYEMLVVTPAIANLIRENKTYRINSAIQTGAKLGMQLLDDHLFRLWRDGLVAKEEVMEKSQMPDDLAMRIAKAERGVFDDDGPGDD, from the coding sequence ATGGGAACGGTGCTGATTGACAAGTTGTTGCAGACGGTCATTAACCAGGGGGCCAGCGACTTGCACATTGCGGTGGGACAGCCGCCGGTGATTCGACTGCACGGGCGGTTGCGCCGACTCGAGACCAAGACGCTGACGCCGGAGGATAGCGTATCGCTGATGAAGAGCATCGCCCCCGAGCGGTGCCAGACCGAGTTGCAGGAAACCGGCAGTTCGGACTTTGGCTTCTCGTTCGGCGGCCAGGCGCGGTTCCGCGTTTCGATCTTCAAGCAGCGCGGCAACGTGGGGATGGTGCTGCGGCAGATTCCCAACAAGTTCATCAGCATGGAGGACTTGGGGCTGCCCACGGTGTGCAAGGAACTAATCATGCGCCCCCGCGGACTGTTCCTGGTCACTGGGCCGACGGGCTCGGGCAAGACGACCAGTCTGGCGAGCATGATCAACTTTTTGAACGAGACCGTCGACCGGCACATTATCACGATCGAGGACCCGATCGAGTTCCAGCACCAGCACAAGACCTCGACGGTCAACCAGCGCGAGATCGGCGTTGACGTGCCGACGTTCTCGGAAGCGATCCGCCGCGCGCTGCGTCAAGACCCCGACGTGATCCTAGTGGGCGAAATGCGCGACTTGGAAACGATCGAAGCGGCCATCACCGCGGCCGAAACGGGGCACATCGTCTTCGGCACGCTGCACACCAACAGCGCGCAAGGGACGGTGAACCGCATTATCGACGTGTTCCCGACCAACCAGCAGGAGCAGATTCGCACGCAGCTTTCGACGTCGATCATCGGCGTGTTGTCCCAGACGCTGTGTCCCAAGATCAACGGCGGCCGCGTCGGCGCGTATGAGATGCTGGTGGTCACGCCGGCCATCGCCAACCTGATTCGCGAGAACAAGACCTATCGTATCAACTCGGCCATTCAGACCGGGGCCAAGCTGGGCATGCAGTTGTTGGACGATCACTTGTTCCGCTTGTGGCGCGACGGGCTGGTGGCCAAGGAAGAGGTGATGGAAAAGTCGCAGATGCCCGACGATCTGGCCATGCGCATCGCCAAGGCCGAGCGCGGCGTGTTCGACGACGACGGCCCCGGCGACGATTGA
- the tadA gene encoding Flp pilus assembly complex ATPase component TadA → MPPRGDFTDILVKKKLLDAKQIAEAEAASRSQDIPIADAIIKLSLCAAEDVARALAQDAGMKFIDLGELGTPAEIIRLMPESLAREYTIVCIAADGDRMTVAVSDPSNLDMQDKLRFVLNKRIDLVVAAKDALQSVIAKSYGGDEAGGEDMFTEFSEEDMAKAGKGDDSMDESSAPIIRLVQLMITEAVNMRASDIHVEPFEDRMRVRYRIDGVMVERDAVPKRLQGPVISRIKILAKIDIAERRRAQDGRIKVTVGDKEFDLRVSVLPTNHGQSIVMRILDKGNIKIGLRQLGMADENFRQFSGLVRRPNGIILVTGPTGSGKTTTLYAALNELNRPDRKIITAEDPVEYYLPGINQVEVKHSIGLDFARIIRAMLRQAPNIILVGEMRDSETAEMGIQASLTGHLVFSTLHTNDAPGAITRLVDMGVPSYLVASTVIAILAQRLVRLNCPKCKQPHRPTDAVLEAAGISPEVAAKATFMKGKGCGNCNRTGMRGRQGIYELMMMTPRVRELAFKNASSIELRKVALAQGMNSLYMDGVAKAMRGMTTLEEVFRVAKRSEDD, encoded by the coding sequence ATGCCTCCTCGCGGTGACTTCACCGATATTTTGGTCAAAAAGAAGCTGCTCGACGCCAAGCAGATCGCCGAGGCCGAAGCGGCTTCGCGGTCGCAGGATATCCCGATAGCCGACGCGATCATTAAGCTCAGCCTGTGCGCGGCCGAGGATGTCGCTCGGGCCCTGGCCCAGGACGCCGGGATGAAGTTCATCGACCTGGGCGAGTTGGGCACCCCGGCCGAAATCATCCGGCTGATGCCCGAGTCGCTGGCCCGGGAGTACACGATTGTCTGCATTGCGGCCGACGGCGACCGGATGACCGTGGCCGTGTCCGACCCGTCGAACCTCGATATGCAGGACAAGCTGCGGTTCGTTTTGAACAAGCGGATCGATCTGGTCGTGGCGGCCAAGGACGCGCTGCAGTCGGTCATTGCCAAGTCCTACGGCGGCGACGAAGCCGGCGGCGAGGACATGTTCACCGAGTTCTCCGAGGAGGACATGGCCAAGGCTGGCAAGGGTGACGACTCGATGGACGAGTCGAGCGCCCCGATCATCCGGCTGGTCCAGCTAATGATTACCGAGGCTGTGAACATGCGGGCCTCGGACATCCACGTCGAGCCGTTCGAGGACCGGATGCGGGTCCGTTACCGGATCGACGGGGTGATGGTCGAGCGGGACGCGGTCCCCAAGCGGCTGCAGGGGCCGGTGATCTCGCGCATTAAGATTCTGGCCAAGATCGACATCGCCGAACGCCGCCGGGCCCAGGACGGCCGAATCAAGGTAACGGTCGGGGACAAGGAGTTCGATCTGCGTGTCAGCGTGCTGCCGACCAACCACGGCCAGTCGATCGTGATGCGCATTCTGGACAAGGGAAACATCAAAATCGGCTTGCGCCAGCTAGGGATGGCCGACGAGAATTTCCGCCAGTTCAGCGGTCTGGTCCGGCGTCCCAACGGGATCATCTTGGTGACCGGTCCGACGGGGTCGGGGAAGACCACGACACTGTATGCCGCCTTGAACGAGCTGAACCGGCCGGATCGGAAGATCATCACGGCCGAGGATCCGGTCGAGTACTACCTGCCGGGGATCAACCAGGTCGAGGTAAAGCACAGTATTGGGCTCGATTTTGCCCGTATCATCCGGGCGATGCTGCGTCAGGCCCCGAATATCATTCTGGTGGGCGAGATGCGAGATAGCGAGACGGCGGAGATGGGTATTCAAGCCTCTTTGACGGGACACTTGGTATTCAGTACGTTGCATACGAACGATGCGCCCGGCGCTATTACGCGCCTGGTCGACATGGGGGTGCCATCGTATTTGGTGGCCAGCACGGTCATCGCCATTCTGGCCCAGCGGTTGGTCCGGCTGAATTGTCCCAAGTGCAAGCAGCCCCATCGGCCGACTGACGCCGTGCTTGAGGCGGCCGGTATTTCGCCCGAGGTGGCCGCCAAGGCGACGTTCATGAAGGGGAAGGGCTGTGGCAACTGCAACCGGACGGGCATGCGCGGTCGGCAGGGGATCTATGAGTTGATGATGATGACCCCCCGAGTGCGGGAGTTGGCCTTCAAGAACGCCTCGTCGATCGAGTTGCGGAAGGTCGCCCTCGCGCAGGGGATGAACAGCCTGTACATGGACGGGGTCGCCAAGGCGATGCGCGGTATGACCACCTTGGAGGAAGTCTTCCGCGTGGCCAAACGGAGCGAGGACGATTAG
- the ggt gene encoding gamma-glutamyltransferase, translating to MLIRLLLSLAIIFACPTIDLLAQSTATGSHGMVASVHPLATDAGLAVLRSGGNAVDAAVATALTLGVVDGHNSGIGGGGLMLVRRADGTLVALDGREKAPAAATRDMFLRNGVADHDASQTGPLASGVPGALHLYYRAVRDYGRKKLADLLQPAAEIAERGFPIDEKYAAKLKANAKTLARFPASRAVLLKADGSPLATGDELRQPDLARTYRAIAAEGIDWFYRGEFARVTGDWMSANGGIMTAADFADYRCEQREPLVTRYRQYTIVGFPPPSAGGIVVAQTLQMLERFDLREIHRRDPAEHAHLLAEAMKLAYADRAYWLGDPAFTGVPRRLVDRAYTDARSQLIDPQRASSNIEHGTPPKFDDELFGRHTTHLTVVDAEGNWVALTATVNTAFGSKVIIPGTGVIMNNQMDDLSIQLGTPNAFGLFGAEANAVAPGKRPLSSMSPTIVLRDGQPVLTVGAAGGPKISTQVILALTNRLDLQMSLAEALAAPRLHHQWRPDEVWVEQGYPASLAEALAKRGHKIHRAAPTGASQAIERTPEGVFIGVSDPRVPGKAAGW from the coding sequence ATGCTGATTCGTCTGCTGCTCTCGTTGGCCATCATATTCGCTTGCCCGACGATCGACCTCCTCGCCCAATCGACCGCGACCGGCTCGCACGGCATGGTCGCCTCGGTTCATCCGTTGGCCACCGACGCCGGGCTGGCGGTGCTCCGCTCGGGCGGCAACGCCGTCGACGCCGCGGTCGCCACGGCACTCACGCTGGGGGTCGTCGATGGTCATAACTCGGGCATTGGCGGCGGCGGCTTGATGCTCGTTCGTCGAGCCGATGGCACCCTGGTGGCACTCGACGGGCGCGAGAAGGCGCCGGCCGCCGCCACGCGCGACATGTTTCTACGCAACGGCGTCGCCGACCACGACGCCTCGCAGACCGGCCCGCTGGCCTCGGGCGTGCCGGGGGCGTTGCACCTTTACTATCGGGCGGTGCGCGACTATGGCCGCAAGAAACTGGCCGACTTGTTACAACCGGCGGCCGAGATCGCCGAGCGTGGCTTTCCAATCGACGAAAAGTACGCCGCCAAGCTGAAGGCCAACGCCAAGACATTGGCCCGGTTCCCGGCTTCGCGCGCCGTGCTGCTCAAGGCCGACGGCTCACCCCTGGCCACTGGGGACGAACTGCGCCAGCCCGACCTGGCCCGCACTTATCGGGCGATTGCCGCCGAGGGGATCGATTGGTTCTATCGCGGCGAGTTCGCGCGCGTGACCGGCGACTGGATGAGCGCTAACGGCGGCATCATGACGGCGGCCGATTTTGCCGACTACCGCTGCGAGCAGCGCGAGCCGCTGGTGACGCGCTACCGGCAATACACCATCGTCGGCTTTCCGCCGCCGAGCGCTGGAGGGATTGTCGTCGCCCAGACCTTGCAGATGCTCGAACGCTTTGACCTGCGCGAGATTCATCGCCGCGACCCGGCGGAACACGCTCACCTGCTAGCCGAGGCGATGAAGCTCGCCTACGCCGATCGCGCGTACTGGCTGGGCGATCCGGCTTTCACGGGCGTACCGCGCCGGTTGGTCGATCGGGCCTATACCGACGCGCGCTCCCAGTTGATCGATCCCCAACGCGCCTCGTCCAACATCGAGCACGGCACGCCGCCGAAGTTCGACGACGAACTGTTTGGACGCCACACCACGCACCTGACCGTGGTGGACGCCGAGGGGAATTGGGTGGCCCTGACGGCCACCGTGAACACGGCGTTCGGCTCGAAGGTGATCATCCCCGGCACCGGCGTGATCATGAACAACCAGATGGACGATTTGTCGATTCAGCTTGGCACGCCCAACGCCTTTGGCCTATTCGGCGCCGAGGCCAATGCCGTCGCGCCGGGCAAGCGTCCGTTGTCATCGATGAGTCCCACCATCGTACTCCGCGATGGTCAGCCGGTCCTCACGGTCGGCGCTGCGGGCGGACCCAAGATCAGTACGCAGGTGATCCTGGCGTTGACCAATCGGCTTGACTTGCAGATGTCGCTGGCCGAGGCACTGGCCGCGCCGCGACTCCATCACCAGTGGCGACCCGACGAGGTGTGGGTCGAGCAGGGCTATCCGGCCTCGCTTGCCGAGGCGCTGGCCAAGCGCGGCCACAAGATTCATCGCGCCGCGCCGACCGGCGCTAGCCAGGCGATCGAGCGTACGCCCGAGGGTGTGTTCATCGGCGTCAGCGACCCGCGCGTCCCCGGCAAAGCCGCCGGCTGGTAG
- a CDS encoding porin family protein: MKFKSIAASDRPAVEKSSRSSLGDYATTTAANDSVPDAPAGAPGEPNWLEPKLPAPTESISKPAPQPQVSLAPPPQTVYTEEPGAMGQGSNPFHRLFIRLDELGVFGPPPQGRYRPWGTPLQHTSWQSRKFSFAFMGGEFFPGNPMGSRITGQPGYIGSFRFGWDFEHYWGLEVRLGTASTGLRDSVSTNPPSDMKMFLADMNLMYYPWGDTRWRPYATAGLGLATVAYGSDAANVNATAGAMPFGFGVKYRHNERWILRAEFLDHYTFQSSFGANQMNNLTLTAGIEYRLGIASRRSYWPWNPSHVPF, translated from the coding sequence ATGAAGTTCAAATCGATTGCCGCCAGCGACCGCCCGGCGGTCGAAAAGTCGTCGCGCTCGAGCCTGGGCGACTATGCGACCACGACGGCCGCCAACGATTCCGTCCCCGACGCGCCGGCCGGCGCGCCCGGCGAGCCGAACTGGCTTGAACCGAAACTGCCGGCGCCGACTGAATCGATCTCCAAACCCGCGCCGCAGCCCCAGGTCTCGCTCGCGCCGCCACCGCAGACTGTTTATACCGAAGAGCCCGGCGCGATGGGCCAGGGGAGCAATCCTTTCCATCGGTTGTTCATCCGACTCGATGAGTTGGGCGTGTTTGGCCCGCCACCCCAGGGGCGCTATCGTCCGTGGGGGACGCCGCTGCAGCACACTAGTTGGCAATCGCGCAAATTCAGCTTTGCCTTCATGGGGGGCGAGTTCTTCCCCGGCAACCCGATGGGAAGCCGCATCACCGGCCAGCCTGGTTACATCGGCAGCTTCCGCTTCGGCTGGGACTTTGAGCATTACTGGGGGCTCGAGGTCCGACTAGGCACCGCCTCCACCGGCTTGCGTGACAGCGTGTCGACGAACCCGCCCAGCGATATGAAGATGTTCCTGGCCGATATGAACTTGATGTACTATCCGTGGGGCGACACGCGCTGGCGTCCATACGCAACGGCCGGTCTTGGGTTGGCCACCGTGGCCTATGGCTCGGACGCCGCCAACGTGAACGCCACGGCTGGCGCGATGCCCTTTGGCTTTGGCGTCAAGTACCGGCACAATGAGCGCTGGATTCTGCGGGCCGAGTTCCTGGACCACTACACGTTTCAAAGCAGCTTCGGCGCCAATCAGATGAACAACCTGACGCTGACGGCCGGCATCGAGTACCGACTGGGCATCGCTTCACGCCGCAGCTACTGGCCCTGGAACCCCAGCCATGTGCCGTTCTAA
- a CDS encoding DUF3500 domain-containing protein yields MATNRRLCPDCGTPPTVNRRQFIQRAGVAGAAVALPILSLPNVLSAAPSAGSYGGKPAESLVKVLYDSLSDEQKKEVCFAWDHIDPKMGLLRTRVANNWHITKPIINSKFYTDDQRAMVRGIFENIIQPDWHARIDTQLEDDAGGFGEEQNFAIFGKPGDGKFEFVMTGRHMTMRCDGNSAEHVAFGGPIFYGHAAEGFDEPADHKGNVFWHQGLEANKLFSMMDAKQQQASLVKKLPNEARVDFRGTSGGIPGIPVTEFSSDQKTELQRVLQVLIEPYRQSDRDKVAKCLKAQGGLDKCSLAFYSDGDIGNDKVWDCWRLEGPSFVWYFRGTPHVHVWVHVADDPAVKLNA; encoded by the coding sequence ATGGCCACGAATCGTCGCCTTTGTCCGGACTGTGGAACGCCCCCCACGGTCAACCGCCGCCAATTCATCCAGCGCGCCGGCGTGGCCGGGGCTGCCGTGGCGTTGCCGATCCTGTCGTTGCCGAATGTGCTCAGCGCGGCCCCCAGCGCCGGCAGCTATGGCGGCAAGCCGGCCGAGTCGCTGGTCAAGGTGCTGTATGACTCGTTGAGTGACGAGCAGAAGAAGGAAGTCTGCTTCGCCTGGGACCATATCGACCCCAAGATGGGTTTGCTGCGAACCCGCGTGGCCAACAACTGGCACATCACCAAGCCGATCATCAACAGCAAGTTCTACACCGATGACCAGCGGGCGATGGTCCGCGGTATTTTCGAAAACATCATCCAGCCCGACTGGCACGCGCGGATCGATACCCAGTTGGAGGACGACGCGGGTGGCTTTGGCGAAGAACAGAACTTCGCCATCTTCGGCAAGCCCGGCGACGGCAAGTTCGAGTTCGTGATGACCGGCCGACACATGACCATGCGCTGTGACGGCAACAGTGCCGAGCACGTGGCTTTTGGCGGTCCGATCTTTTATGGCCACGCGGCCGAAGGGTTCGACGAACCGGCCGACCACAAGGGAAATGTCTTCTGGCACCAGGGTCTGGAAGCCAACAAATTGTTCTCGATGATGGACGCCAAACAGCAGCAGGCGTCGCTGGTGAAAAAGCTGCCGAACGAAGCGCGGGTCGACTTCCGCGGCACCTCGGGAGGCATTCCGGGCATTCCGGTCACCGAATTCTCGAGCGATCAAAAGACCGAGCTGCAGCGCGTGCTACAGGTGTTGATCGAGCCCTACCGGCAAAGCGACCGGGACAAGGTGGCGAAATGCCTGAAAGCACAAGGCGGGCTCGACAAGTGCTCGCTGGCCTTCTACAGCGACGGCGACATCGGCAACGACAAGGTGTGGGACTGCTGGCGGTTGGAAGGCCCGTCGTTTGTCTGGTACTTCCGCGGCACGCCCCACGTTCATGTGTGGGTCCACGTCGCCGACGACCCGGCGGTGAAGTTGAATGCCTGA